The proteins below are encoded in one region of Ciconia boyciana chromosome 31, ASM3463844v1, whole genome shotgun sequence:
- the PET100 gene encoding LOW QUALITY PROTEIN: protein PET100 homolog, mitochondrial (The sequence of the model RefSeq protein was modified relative to this genomic sequence to represent the inferred CDS: deleted 1 base in 1 codon) — translation MGERRVAGWEAECRGPGGAMGVKLEILRMLLYLSFPVGVFWVSNQAGYFQRHVVQRKREIFPPDDPARRRAMAELKRRLREGKGTQE, via the exons ATGGGTGAGCGCCGTGTTGCGGGGTGGGAGGCGGAA TGCCGGGGCCCTGGCGGCGCCATGGGGGTGAAGCTGGAGATCCTGCGG atGCTGCTCTATTTGTCCTTCCCCGTCGGCGTCTTCTGGGTCTCCAACCAGGCCGGGTACTTCCAGCGGCACGTGGTGCAGCGCAAg AGGGAGATCTTTCCTCCGGACGACCCCGCCCGG cgGCGGGCGATGGCGGAGCTGAAGCGGCGCCtgcgggaggggaaggggacacAGGAGTGA
- the TRAPPC5 gene encoding trafficking protein particle complex subunit 5 yields MDARFTRGKSPLLERALGRPRTEVSLSAFALLFSELVQYCQNRVYSVAELQAKLARLGHQVGLRVLDALVAREKSGRRETKVLNVLLFVKGPVWRALFGKEADKLEQANDDDKTYYVIEKEPLVNTYISVPKENSTLNCAAFTAGLVEAVLTASGFPAKVTAHWHKGTTLMIKFEEAVIARDKSLEGR; encoded by the coding sequence ATGGACGCCCGCTTCACCCGAGGGAAGTCCCCGCTCCTGGAGCGAGCCCTGGGCCGCCCCCGCACCGAGGTGAGCCTCAGCGCCTTCGCCCTCCTCTTCTCCGAGCTGGTCCAGTACTGCCAGAACCGCGTCTACTCGGTGGCCGAGCTGCAAGCCAAGCTGGCCCGCTTGGGCCACCAAGTGGGTCTTCGCGTCCTGGATGCTTTGGTGGCCCGGGAGAAGAGCGGTCGACGCGAGACCAAGGTCCTCAACGTCCTCCTCTTCGTTAAGGGCCCCGTTTGGCGGGCCCTCTTCGGCAAAGAGGCCGATAAGCTGGAGCAGGCCAACGACGACGACAAGACCTATTACGTCATCGAGAAGGAGCCCTTGGTCAACACCTACATCTCGGTCCCCAAGGAGAACAGCACCCTCAACTGCGCCGCCTTCACCGCCGGCTTGGTGGAGGCCGTCCTCACCGCCAGCGGTTTCCCCGCCAAGGTCACCGCTCACTGGCACAAAGGCACCACCCTCATGATCAAGTTCGAGGAGGCCGTCATCGCCCGGGATAAGAGCCTGGAGGGGCGCTGA
- the LOC140645117 gene encoding C-type lectin domain family 4 member G-like, which translates to MGRGRADAALSQEIRHLRERQELLEGNGSALALALATLEGNQTRLQQRGADTAALLEVLSANQSVTRMEVSGTMVAVWRDRDGTRAALHQLLRALWAHNGSGCAVCPPGWRLHGGSCYRFGSGAAGWAQAQELCRERGAQLAVIGDPQEQAFLAGSPPTTPGSGSTTAAPRAPSSGWTGAPAPTGTGAGGSRTRRGGARTAWPWTPAGGGGTGPVPPPRGGGGTCPSPAHGCSECGPARPRPPL; encoded by the exons ATGGGACGGGGCCGGGCAG aCGCGGCGCTGAGCCAGGAGATCCGGCACCTGCGGGAGCgtcaggagctgctggaggggaacg GCTCAGCGCTGGCGCTGGCGCTGGCAACGCTGGAGGGGAACCAGACGCGGCTGCAGCAGCGCG gtgCAGACACAGCCGCTCTCCTGGAGGTCCTGTCTGCCAACCAGAGCGTGACCCGCATGGAag TGTCGGGGACGATGGTGGCCGTCTGGCGGGACCGCGATGGCACCCGGGCTGCGCTGCACCAGCTGCTGCGGGCGCTCTGGGCCCACAACG GCTCGGGCTGCGCCGTCTGCCCCCCCGGCTGGCGGCTGCACGGGGGGAGCTGCTACCGGTtcggcagcggggccgcggggtGGGCGCAGGCCCAGGAGCTCTGCCGGGAGCGGGGGGCCCAGCTGGCCGTCATCGGGGACCCCCAGGAGCAg GCCTTCCTGGCGGGGTCTCCCCCCACGACTCCTGGATCGGGCTCCACGACCGCGGCTCCGAGGGCTCCTTCCAGTGGGTGGACGGGAGCCCCAGCACCTAccg GAACTGGCGCTGGGGGCAGCCGGACGAGGCGGGGGGGGGCGAGGACTGCGTGGCCATGGACCCccgcggggggtggggggaccgGCCCTgtgccgccgccccgggggggcgggg